Proteins co-encoded in one Nicotiana sylvestris chromosome 7, ASM39365v2, whole genome shotgun sequence genomic window:
- the LOC138873929 gene encoding protein CROWDED NUCLEI 3-like, producing MSYGSAEKSCIEEFDTRISGSKLPEGFGDWVSRLHSITAGQIEWTLGWLPIEEIVYMPATGPYFLLMGLRGIQPYAPHRVMRQLGRCQLMHPDEYLSVCAVEVSSNGQIHEEIVRSIWNECQYLTANTRVRDLSRGKVSPAYFAWYRKKNTRRADPERPAKKPHIQEFIEASQEQWAWLAKENEYKAIIGKLEKQVRDLQFENGLQAAANEGEKKKLAKENEALRAQIRETKTTAENPARSTKDEKLIKCLRQKVDEYGFDLNKGEGELARARTKLAKNAEERARLVKQLKEKYDNEIVGLNKRVTIFENKMIKQAKDFKAEREHCYAAMTQLERDLQKLQEQNHVAEQTLEARAQQIGRLLQEKGVIKERVRRIADYIAMKYSSCEDMTRSMFFSTTMTFVR from the coding sequence atgagttatggatccgcagagaaaagttgcattgaagagttcgacacaaggatttcagggtcCAAGTTACCAGAagggtttggagattgggtatcccgcTTGCACTCCATCACTGCGgggcaaatagaatggacactgggttggcttcctattgaagaaattgtgtatatgcccgctaCCGGTCCTTACTttctcctaatgggtcttcgaggcattcaaccttacgctccacaccgggtgatgagacagttgggaaggtgtcaattgatgcacccagatgaataTCTTAGTGTTTGTGCGGTCGAGGTTAGCTCCAACGGCCAAATTCATGAAGAaatagttcgttctatttggaatgagtgccagtatttgacagcaaacactcgagtgcgtgacctaTCTAGGGGCAAGGTCTCACCCGCCTAttttgcctggtatagaaagaaaaACACCAGAAGGGCTGATCctgaaagaccagccaaaaagcctcacattcaaGAATTCattgaggcgtcgcaagaacagtgggcttggttggccaaggagaatgagtacaagGCCATAATAGgaaagctggaaaagcaagtcagggatctccaattcgagaatggtttgcaagccgcggcgaatgagggtgaaaagaaaaagctagccaaagaaaatgaggcccttcgagcccagattcgaGAAACGAAAACAACAGCTGAAAATCCCGCCAGAAGTACAAAGGATGAAAAGCTTATAAAGTGCCTTAGGCAAAAGGTGGATGAGTATGGTTTTGATTTGAATAAAGGAGAGGGCGAACTAGCTAGGGCTCGAACCAAATTGGCTAAGAATGCGGAAGAACGAGCGCGcttggttaaacagttaaaagagaaatatgacaatgagaTTGTGGGGTTGAATAAAAGGGTTACCatctttgagaacaaaatgatcaaacaggcaaaagactttaaggcagaaagGGAACACTGTTACGCAGCGATGACACAGTTAGAAAGAGATTTGCAAAAACTTCAAGAACAAAATCAtgtagccgaacaaactttggaagccagggcccagcagattgggcgtttgttgcaagaaaagggtgtcataaaagagagagtcagaaggatcgccgactaTATCGCAATGAAATAtagtagttgtgaggatatgactagatccatgttctttTCCACCACGATGACCTTTGTTCGCtag